One Alphaproteobacteria bacterium HT1-32 genomic region harbors:
- the hisI gene encoding phosphoribosyl-AMP cyclohydrolase: MPERNPAENDGVWPVPSDAAISAFIQKISFNGDGLVAAIAQQDVSGEVLMMAWMSAEAVKETLSTGRVCYWSRSRQALWRKGETSGQVQRLIDARVDCDGDTLLLIVDQKGVACHTGRRSCFFQAIRNDAVTAIMDVEISPEDLYHK, encoded by the coding sequence ATGCCTGAACGTAATCCTGCCGAAAATGACGGGGTCTGGCCGGTCCCGTCAGATGCAGCCATATCGGCCTTCATACAGAAAATCTCCTTTAACGGTGATGGCCTCGTTGCCGCCATCGCCCAGCAGGATGTAAGCGGTGAAGTGCTGATGATGGCGTGGATGTCCGCTGAAGCCGTGAAGGAAACATTGTCCACCGGGCGTGTCTGCTACTGGTCACGGTCACGGCAGGCATTATGGCGCAAGGGTGAGACCTCCGGACAGGTTCAGCGCCTCATTGACGCCCGTGTCGATTGCGACGGCGACACCCTGTTGCTGATTGTCGACCAGAAAGGCGTTGCCTGTCATACCGGTCGCCGGAGCTGCTTCTTTCAGGCTATACGGAATGATGCTGTCACAGCCATCATGGATGTCGAGATTTCGCCCGAGGATCTGTATCACAAATGA
- the metC gene encoding cystathionine beta-lyase: MKEDTVIVTSGRSPEDHNGAVNVPVYRVSTITHPTVAELEAATKAGNFSNRYGRVGTPTTEAFEAAVSALEGGFNTVSMSSGLSALTSSLLAFLSTGDHVLITDSVYGPVRRFATSHLQRLGIEVTFYDPLIGGDIASLIQDNTKIVFVEAPGSLTFDMQDIPAISAAAHAAGALVFMDNTWGTPVYCKPFDLGVDISIHACTKYICGHSDAMLGCATAANEELYIQLKTFCVHQGVCAGTEELFLGLRGLRTISVRLERHMKTGIELASWLAARDEVDRVLHPALPDDPGHALWKRDFKGSCGLFGLILKDVRKEAVDAMLDSLSLYGMGASWGGFESLILPTNPGAYRTASKWEAAGPSLRIHAGLEDIDDLKADLEQGFAALKANA; the protein is encoded by the coding sequence ATGAAAGAAGATACAGTTATTGTCACTTCCGGTCGTTCACCGGAAGATCATAACGGCGCAGTCAATGTTCCGGTTTATCGTGTTTCGACGATCACCCACCCGACAGTCGCTGAACTGGAAGCTGCCACAAAGGCCGGTAATTTCAGCAATCGCTATGGTCGCGTCGGCACACCGACAACTGAAGCATTCGAAGCAGCGGTTTCTGCCCTTGAAGGCGGTTTCAACACGGTGTCCATGTCTTCCGGGTTGTCCGCGCTGACATCGTCCTTGCTGGCCTTTCTGTCGACCGGTGATCATGTCCTGATCACGGATTCAGTTTACGGACCGGTGCGGCGTTTCGCGACCTCGCATCTGCAACGCCTCGGCATTGAGGTGACCTTCTATGATCCCCTGATCGGTGGCGATATCGCCAGCCTGATTCAGGACAACACCAAAATCGTATTTGTCGAAGCCCCCGGCTCCCTGACCTTCGACATGCAGGATATCCCGGCCATTTCGGCAGCCGCACATGCTGCCGGCGCACTGGTTTTCATGGATAATACCTGGGGCACACCGGTTTATTGCAAGCCATTCGATCTTGGCGTCGATATCTCGATCCATGCCTGCACCAAATATATCTGCGGTCATTCCGATGCCATGCTGGGCTGCGCCACTGCGGCCAATGAAGAACTCTATATTCAGCTCAAGACGTTCTGCGTGCATCAGGGCGTCTGTGCCGGCACCGAAGAACTGTTCCTTGGTCTGCGCGGATTGCGGACAATCTCAGTGCGCCTTGAGCGGCATATGAAAACCGGCATCGAACTCGCCAGCTGGCTGGCTGCCCGTGATGAAGTTGATCGCGTACTTCACCCTGCCCTGCCTGACGACCCCGGTCATGCCCTGTGGAAACGTGATTTCAAAGGCTCCTGTGGCCTGTTCGGACTGATCCTGAAGGATGTCCGTAAAGAAGCCGTCGACGCCATGCTGGATTCACTCAGCCTTTATGGCATGGGCGCCAGCTGGGGCGGCTTTGAAAGCCTGATTCTGCCAACCAATCCCGGTGCCTACCGGACCGCCTCAAAATGGGAAGCAGCGGGCCCCAGTCTTCGTATTCATGCCGGCCTTGAAGATATCGACGATCTGAAAGCCGACCTTGAGCAAGGCTTCGCCGCGCTTAAAGCCAATGCCTGA
- a CDS encoding TetR family transcriptional regulator has protein sequence MSKPATRDMIIEKADTLFYEMGFEATSFSDISASVGISRGNFYHHFKTKDDILNAVITSRIERTRAMLRHWETSTDEPRDRIISFIRILITNRTSIMAYGCPVGTLCSELAKLGHDSQQRAAEIFDLFQDWLTRQFRSLGTIEATDAQALHLLTWSQGVAVMATVFRDEAYIRHEVAEIERWLDAQCAPSFNDRQEHPCSSPS, from the coding sequence GTGTCGAAACCAGCAACCCGCGACATGATTATAGAAAAGGCTGATACGCTTTTTTATGAAATGGGTTTCGAAGCCACATCCTTTTCAGACATTTCCGCTTCTGTAGGAATTTCGCGCGGGAATTTCTACCATCATTTCAAAACCAAAGATGATATCCTCAATGCGGTCATCACCTCCCGTATTGAGCGGACACGCGCCATGCTCAGGCACTGGGAAACCAGCACCGACGAACCGCGCGACCGCATTATTTCCTTCATCCGTATCCTGATCACCAATCGTACCAGCATCATGGCCTACGGTTGTCCGGTTGGGACGCTGTGCTCGGAACTCGCCAAACTCGGTCACGATTCACAACAGCGGGCAGCTGAAATCTTTGACCTGTTTCAGGACTGGCTGACCAGACAGTTTCGTTCTCTCGGCACAATTGAAGCAACCGACGCACAGGCACTTCACCTGCTCACCTGGTCGCAGGGCGTAGCCGTGATGGCGACAGTTTTTCGCGACGAGGCTTACATCCGCCACGAAGTTGCTGAAATCGAACGCTGGCTCGACGCGCAATGCGCGCCTTCTTTCAACGACAGACAGGAGCATCCATGTTCGTCACCTTCCTGA
- a CDS encoding GTP-binding protein, giving the protein MTRDVATEAAEAVPVTVITGFLGSGKTTLLNHLLQQPSLSDTAVLVNEFGEIGLDHMLVRELDESTVLLNSGCLCCTVRTDLVDSLRDLYAKRASGEVPLFRRVIIETTGLADPAPVLHTLMTDPMIGARFRFDGVVTTVDAANGMLTLDEHAEAIKQAAVADRILITKSDLADPGQLTDLEKRLSALNPAAPAYRVTNGIIDPEHLLNAGLFQPGQKIPDVANWLRDEAYSDNGHDHDHGDHHHHHHHDINRHDARVSSFSLTFDEPLNWDGVVTWIEMLIATRGDSLLRIKGILSLAGEDLPVVLHGVQHVFHPPVRLDAWPTDDHRSRLVFITRDLGRDAIEQTFRAFNEAATKPQG; this is encoded by the coding sequence ATGACGCGTGATGTTGCGACAGAAGCCGCAGAGGCGGTACCGGTTACGGTCATCACCGGATTCCTCGGCAGTGGCAAAACCACCCTGCTCAATCATCTTCTGCAACAGCCTTCACTCTCGGACACAGCGGTTCTGGTGAACGAGTTTGGTGAGATCGGTCTCGATCACATGCTGGTCCGCGAGCTTGATGAGTCCACCGTTCTGCTGAATTCCGGGTGCCTCTGCTGTACCGTACGCACCGACCTCGTCGACAGCCTCCGCGATCTGTATGCGAAACGGGCCTCCGGCGAGGTACCGCTGTTTCGCCGGGTGATCATTGAAACCACCGGCCTTGCCGATCCGGCTCCTGTACTTCACACACTGATGACAGACCCGATGATTGGTGCCCGTTTCAGATTCGACGGTGTTGTTACCACCGTTGATGCCGCCAACGGTATGCTGACGCTTGATGAGCATGCGGAAGCCATCAAGCAGGCGGCGGTTGCCGACCGTATCCTGATCACAAAAAGCGATCTGGCTGATCCCGGGCAGTTAACAGACCTTGAGAAACGGCTCAGCGCGCTCAACCCGGCAGCACCGGCATACCGGGTGACGAATGGCATCATCGATCCTGAGCACCTGCTGAACGCAGGGTTGTTCCAGCCCGGCCAGAAGATCCCGGACGTCGCAAACTGGCTGCGTGACGAGGCCTATAGTGACAATGGTCATGACCATGACCATGGAGATCATCACCACCACCATCATCATGACATCAACCGGCATGATGCCCGTGTCAGCAGCTTCAGCCTGACCTTCGATGAGCCGCTGAACTGGGATGGTGTCGTTACCTGGATCGAGATGCTGATCGCCACACGGGGCGACAGTCTGTTGCGGATCAAGGGCATCCTGAGCCTTGCTGGTGAAGACCTCCCGGTTGTTCTCCACGGGGTTCAGCATGTGTTCCACCCGCCCGTCAGACTTGATGCCTGGCCAACTGACGATCACCGGTCCCGACTAGTCTTCATCACCCGAGATCTTGGCCGCGACGCCATCGAACAAACCTTCCGGGCCTTCAATGAGGCCGCGACAAAACCGCAGGGCTGA
- a CDS encoding DUF4864 domain-containing protein, translated as MSAEPDRGAIRSVVEQQLAAFQQDNAALAFSFASPKIRKTFGSPDRFLLMVKSGYPAVYRPQSVTFLDVIMLRGQPTQRVLLTAPDGTQTTAHYFMEQQPDGRWLIDGCVLSTPEALSAKWQGYRHPAAG; from the coding sequence ATGTCAGCAGAGCCTGACCGTGGTGCCATCAGGTCAGTCGTCGAGCAACAGCTGGCGGCTTTCCAGCAGGATAATGCCGCCCTCGCCTTTTCTTTTGCTTCGCCCAAGATCCGGAAAACCTTCGGGTCTCCCGATCGCTTTCTCTTAATGGTCAAATCCGGCTATCCTGCAGTATATCGGCCGCAATCCGTTACCTTCCTGGATGTCATCATGCTGCGTGGCCAGCCAACCCAGCGGGTTCTGCTGACGGCCCCCGACGGTACACAGACAACAGCTCATTACTTTATGGAACAGCAGCCGGACGGACGCTGGCTGATCGATGGTTGCGTACTCAGCACGCCGGAAGCCCTGTCCGCCAAATGGCAAGGTTATCGTCACCCGGCTGCGGGCTGA